In Micromonospora sp. NBC_01813, the following are encoded in one genomic region:
- a CDS encoding nucleoside monophosphate kinase, giving the protein MRVCPVTGPPGAGKTTALLSLADEHDWLARFGVRDYGLDLAAAGNPLGLAMRDSLLRGRLLANDVVREEFAHFLARLPGGVQVVAVEGYPRDQAQCVDFEKVVEAAGARVGAFVVVDVPDDLVWSRVADRRICAACGRPVPVGPAPGCATCGGPVTRRGDDAMDSLAARLNDFRRLIAEVGAYFDECRLLRLVDGTGSELDVRRKLRNLLLNT; this is encoded by the coding sequence GTGCGTGTCTGCCCAGTCACCGGGCCGCCTGGGGCGGGAAAGACGACCGCTCTGCTGTCGCTGGCCGACGAGCATGACTGGCTGGCCCGGTTCGGCGTCCGCGACTACGGTCTCGACCTGGCTGCGGCTGGTAATCCGCTCGGCCTCGCCATGCGCGACTCGCTGCTGCGCGGGCGGCTGCTGGCCAACGACGTGGTCCGTGAGGAGTTCGCCCACTTCCTCGCCCGGCTGCCGGGCGGCGTTCAGGTCGTGGCGGTGGAGGGCTACCCCCGGGACCAGGCCCAGTGCGTCGACTTCGAGAAGGTTGTCGAGGCGGCTGGGGCGCGGGTCGGCGCGTTCGTCGTGGTCGATGTGCCCGACGACCTGGTTTGGTCCCGGGTCGCGGACCGACGGATCTGTGCCGCCTGCGGCCGGCCCGTGCCGGTTGGACCAGCGCCGGGCTGCGCGACCTGCGGCGGGCCGGTCACCCGGCGCGGCGACGATGCGATGGATTCGCTGGCCGCCCGGCTCAACGACTTCCGGCGGCTGATCGCCGAGGTCGGCGCGTACTTCGACGAGTGCCGACTGCTGCGCCTGGTCGACGGCACTGGCAGCGAGCTCGACGTCCGGCGCAAACTGCGAAACCTGCTGTTGAACACCTAA
- a CDS encoding methyltransferase — protein MTSDIAYLRSVALGYRLSQALYVFAELGVADLLAAGPATPDTLAGRCGVHPPSLRRLLRVAGAMGLVVEGCGGLQELTDRGRLLRKAAEGSQWGRVRAVGEPWHWGPWGRLLETVSSGMSAFETEYGANSFDYFDCTPGTGDTMMSRVTDEARLRGAAIADAFDFSGSRHLVDVGGGRGAILGVVLGRHPHLRGTLTDLPYAVEGAASVLDELGVADRCDVIAGDFRSGVPTDGDVYLLSAVVHSWSDDDSARLIRRCLAHGERVLVVDEVLADAGLPALLKDLQLMVFSGGRLRTMEEYESLFVRAGARLLRHQVIRPGELLFEGEAQR, from the coding sequence ATGACGTCCGATATCGCATACCTCCGGTCGGTGGCGCTCGGCTACCGGCTCAGCCAGGCGCTGTACGTCTTCGCCGAGTTGGGCGTCGCCGACCTGCTCGCCGCCGGCCCGGCCACCCCCGATACGCTGGCCGGCCGCTGTGGTGTCCACCCGCCGTCGCTGCGGCGCCTGCTGCGGGTCGCGGGCGCGATGGGCCTGGTCGTCGAGGGGTGCGGCGGTCTGCAGGAGCTGACGGACCGCGGCCGGTTGCTGCGCAAGGCTGCTGAGGGCTCGCAGTGGGGGCGGGTGCGCGCCGTTGGCGAGCCCTGGCACTGGGGTCCGTGGGGCCGGTTACTGGAGACGGTCAGCTCCGGCATGTCGGCGTTCGAGACCGAGTACGGCGCCAACTCGTTCGACTATTTTGACTGCACGCCCGGCACCGGCGACACGATGATGTCGAGGGTCACCGACGAGGCGAGGTTGCGCGGCGCGGCGATCGCGGACGCGTTCGACTTCTCCGGCTCGCGGCATCTCGTGGACGTCGGCGGCGGCCGGGGTGCGATCCTCGGTGTGGTCCTGGGCCGGCATCCGCACCTGCGTGGGACGCTGACCGATCTGCCGTACGCGGTCGAGGGCGCGGCCTCCGTGCTCGATGAGTTAGGCGTCGCGGACCGATGCGACGTCATCGCCGGAGACTTCCGCTCTGGTGTGCCCACTGACGGAGATGTCTATCTCCTGTCGGCGGTCGTGCATAGCTGGAGCGACGACGACTCAGCTCGGCTAATCCGCCGCTGCCTCGCGCACGGAGAGCGGGTGCTGGTCGTCGACGAGGTGCTCGCGGACGCCGGGCTGCCCGCGCTACTCAAGGATCTGCAGCTGATGGTCTTCTCCGGCGGGCGGCTGCGCACGATGGAGGAGTATGAGAGCCTGTTTGTCCGGGCCGGTGCGCGCCTGCTGCGGCATCAGGTGATCCGCCCCGGTGAGCTGCTCTTTGAGGGAGAGGCCCAGCGGTGA
- the pyk gene encoding pyruvate kinase: MQRSKGGPVMRTVEIVATLGPISETPACVDGLVAAGIDVVRLSMSNGSRDRHRATARMVREAAAANGRKVRLLADLQGRKNRLGGFLDGRSHWATGDEVTLTAWPGPLAGDRTWITHPWNPSKVRTGATVLIDDGTIVLTVREVRHGLLRCVVADGGPVTDGRGVTLPGATVFTPGLSERDADDLRFALELGVEEVALSFAETPQDHEAVRALAGDRAMVIGKVESRAALERLDALADAFDGLIVARGDLGQELPFEDVPAAQRRILAACAARGKTGMVATQVLYSMRAHLRPTRAEVADVAHAIQTGATAFMLTGETGYGRHPVHVVDVLRRIIERTEHDGVDVRGQATAAGS, encoded by the coding sequence GTGCAGCGTTCGAAGGGCGGACCGGTGATGCGTACCGTCGAGATCGTCGCTACGCTCGGGCCGATCAGCGAGACCCCGGCCTGCGTTGACGGGCTGGTCGCAGCCGGCATCGACGTGGTCCGGTTGAGCATGAGCAACGGCAGCCGGGACCGGCACCGCGCCACGGCCCGGATGGTCCGTGAGGCAGCCGCCGCGAACGGCCGCAAGGTGCGCCTGCTAGCCGATCTGCAGGGCCGCAAGAACCGCCTCGGCGGGTTTCTGGACGGACGGTCGCACTGGGCCACCGGCGACGAAGTCACGCTCACCGCGTGGCCCGGTCCGCTCGCGGGGGACCGCACCTGGATCACCCACCCGTGGAACCCGTCGAAGGTCCGCACTGGTGCGACGGTCCTGATCGACGACGGGACGATTGTGTTAACCGTACGCGAGGTGCGCCATGGCCTGCTGCGCTGCGTGGTCGCCGATGGGGGGCCGGTCACCGATGGCCGGGGCGTCACGTTGCCCGGCGCGACCGTCTTCACGCCTGGGCTGAGCGAGCGGGACGCCGACGACCTGCGTTTCGCGCTGGAGCTCGGCGTGGAGGAGGTTGCCCTGTCGTTCGCCGAGACGCCCCAGGACCATGAGGCGGTACGGGCGCTGGCCGGCGACCGGGCCATGGTTATCGGCAAGGTCGAGAGCAGGGCCGCACTCGAGCGCTTGGACGCCCTAGCCGACGCGTTCGACGGTCTGATAGTCGCCCGCGGCGATCTGGGCCAGGAGTTGCCGTTCGAGGACGTGCCGGCCGCGCAGCGCAGGATCCTTGCCGCGTGCGCCGCCCGCGGCAAGACCGGCATGGTTGCCACCCAGGTGCTGTACTCGATGCGCGCCCACCTGCGGCCCACCCGCGCCGAGGTCGCCGACGTCGCGCACGCGATCCAGACCGGCGCGACGGCGTTCATGCTGACCGGCGAGACCGGGTACGGCAGGCATCCGGTGCACGTGGTCGACGTACTGCGCCGGATCATCGAACGCACCGAGCACGACGGCGTCGATGTGCGGGGCCAGGCCACGGCGGCCGGGTCATGA
- a CDS encoding aminotransferase class I/II-fold pyridoxal phosphate-dependent enzyme: protein MIDLTGPIRPWPERLVARFAAAHERALRATSWWRTPAPQGEPALLDQLAELAGAPPERTAVVSGVRQFASAWAGRPTVPTVTVVETPTFADIPEIIGARGPVVCAAWEALPARSEPVTIWLTSPFRNPDGRSLDAGVIRALVAGGHTVVINEVYRWYADEHVASDGAWTVTSLAKIAGGGVRLGWVTAPEDAALGWESTAGAPPTAWQRAWADFLTPATLRTLRQECVEPTLDARRTFTGRMHDLTGWTITGGGPSLLLEITRPEPETVDALTRHGVMVSPGRAFLSDVASIRLSFSGATVAEAEKAAEILALLHEEFLST, encoded by the coding sequence ATGATCGACCTCACGGGGCCGATCCGCCCATGGCCGGAGCGACTGGTGGCCCGCTTCGCCGCGGCGCACGAGCGCGCTCTGCGCGCGACGTCCTGGTGGCGCACGCCCGCGCCGCAAGGGGAGCCGGCGCTGCTCGACCAGTTGGCCGAGCTCGCCGGGGCACCGCCGGAGCGCACAGCGGTCGTCTCGGGGGTGCGGCAGTTCGCGTCGGCCTGGGCAGGGCGGCCGACAGTCCCGACAGTCACAGTGGTCGAGACGCCCACGTTCGCTGACATACCGGAGATCATCGGTGCCCGGGGGCCGGTCGTCTGCGCGGCGTGGGAGGCGCTTCCCGCGCGGTCCGAGCCGGTCACGATCTGGCTCACCAGCCCGTTCCGCAATCCGGACGGCCGATCACTGGACGCGGGCGTCATCCGAGCGCTGGTCGCTGGCGGACACACCGTGGTCATAAACGAGGTCTACCGCTGGTACGCCGACGAACATGTCGCGTCGGACGGGGCATGGACGGTGACGTCGCTGGCGAAGATCGCGGGCGGCGGTGTCCGGCTCGGCTGGGTGACCGCCCCCGAGGACGCCGCCCTGGGCTGGGAGTCCACGGCCGGTGCACCGCCGACCGCATGGCAGCGGGCCTGGGCGGACTTCCTGACCCCGGCGACGTTGCGGACGCTACGGCAGGAGTGCGTGGAGCCCACCCTCGATGCGCGGCGCACCTTCACCGGCCGGATGCACGACCTCACCGGCTGGACGATCACCGGCGGCGGTCCGTCCCTGTTGCTGGAGATCACCCGGCCCGAACCCGAAACCGTCGACGCGCTGACCCGGCACGGCGTGATGGTCTCGCCCGGCCGCGCATTCCTCAGCGACGTCGCGTCGATAAGGCTTTCCTTCTCCGGCGCGACCGTGGCCGAGGCGGAAAAGGCCGCCGAAATCCTGGCCTTGCTGCACGAGGAATTCCTCTCGACATGA
- a CDS encoding acyl carrier protein, with product MTDTRWPPGFENLLRTYLTIDEGAELTPEMSLAEHGLDSMATVSLLLDLEGEYAVTIADDRLMDFVTTNVGGLWKMLADAGATPLAPVTAEG from the coding sequence ATGACCGACACACGGTGGCCGCCCGGCTTCGAGAACCTGCTACGCACGTACCTGACCATCGACGAGGGTGCCGAGCTCACCCCGGAGATGAGCCTCGCCGAGCACGGCCTCGACTCGATGGCCACCGTCAGCCTGCTGCTCGACCTGGAGGGCGAGTACGCGGTGACGATCGCCGACGACAGGCTGATGGACTTTGTCACCACCAACGTCGGCGGCCTGTGGAAGATGCTGGCCGACGCCGGTGCTACCCCGTTGGCGCCCGTGACGGCGGAGGGATGA
- a CDS encoding histidine phosphatase family protein, with amino-acid sequence MDLWGVSWYHVCRDWTSRGRPSNSANAAGLSERDVGGGLRRAAHRLRRRGGRRLDAGRGLDRGPRTPARRNPSGALCEHGLVTFGELIVVRHGQSTWNSERRWAGQADPPLTDLGRRQAVDLAQRCRGAEIGAAVTSDLSRARETGLIFAQALELDRPAEFPDLRERWSRTITGLAVEEIGVKFPGALAAWRDGTSTDLPGDSEPFDVFAARVLRGLQAATGLASVVLVVAHAGLFRVLGNAARTGTNARTANTDGRRIMMQCRSDRGVWAGQVRCGWGGVTGDPIGRAFDAVGVVAGAFDDAGAGPVAAGRVGLVADLGERVGQGLGKVLRG; translated from the coding sequence GTGGATCTGTGGGGCGTGAGCTGGTATCACGTTTGTCGTGACTGGACGTCCCGTGGAAGACCGTCTAACAGCGCAAACGCCGCTGGGCTCTCTGAACGGGACGTAGGCGGCGGTCTGCGACGCGCTGCGCATCGACTGCGACGCCGAGGAGGGCGACGACTGGACGCTGGGCGTGGACTCGACCGTGGTCCGCGCACACCAGCACGCCGGAATCCCTCTGGAGCGTTGTGCGAGCATGGGCTGGTGACCTTTGGAGAGCTCATCGTCGTTCGCCATGGGCAGTCAACTTGGAACAGCGAGCGACGTTGGGCCGGGCAAGCAGATCCGCCACTTACTGATCTTGGTCGACGGCAAGCTGTCGATCTTGCCCAGCGCTGTCGCGGCGCGGAGATCGGCGCCGCGGTCACGTCCGATCTGAGTCGTGCGCGAGAGACGGGCCTCATCTTCGCCCAGGCTCTTGAGCTTGACCGTCCGGCAGAATTTCCGGACCTTCGCGAACGTTGGAGTAGGACGATTACGGGACTTGCGGTCGAGGAGATTGGGGTGAAATTTCCAGGTGCGCTGGCTGCCTGGAGAGACGGCACATCGACGGACCTTCCTGGCGACAGCGAGCCATTTGATGTCTTCGCCGCTCGGGTTCTTCGTGGCCTGCAAGCCGCTACCGGCCTTGCCTCCGTAGTTCTTGTTGTAGCCCACGCGGGGCTGTTCCGCGTGCTCGGCAACGCCGCCCGAACAGGCACGAACGCGCGCACGGCGAATACGGACGGACGGCGGATCATGATGCAATGCCGTTCAGATAGAGGTGTCTGGGCAGGCCAGGTGCGGTGTGGGTGGGGCGGGGTGACGGGTGATCCGATCGGTCGGGCGTTTGACGCGGTAGGAGTTGTGGCGGGCGCGTTTGACGACGCGGGGGCAGGTCCGGTGGCGGCGGGGCGGGTTGGGCTGGTGGCGGATCTCGGTGAGCGCGTCGGTCAGGGCCTCGGAAAGGTCCTCAGGGGGTGA
- a CDS encoding nucleotidyltransferase family protein — protein METTALGSLRHEHELLLALSRPDLSIEKQQEIRAFLAAHGTEIDWGEFLDQACRHQMLPLIGRHLSRLRLTHSDAGKPLVPYRWIYSDVYEGSRRRNQVLADEYARVLRALNTAAVRYLIRKGPVLGEHYYHDQAARRISNIDVFLRRSDYPRLQEVVTGLGYRTGELDATGSSIVPFDRRTELYWKVNLTNTSLPYARVGDRDLVESYLVSAMFSLFQPMLDIRDDADGFLDRSVLISLYGVPARMLHPADQILDACIQIHLRATLFYYIESGKDLLVRNFLDLVHLLLAASPETLDDLRARVARFNCGASAYYSLVHTWQLYPDLVPEKLVDEFRPADTAYLNEYGAFDGGRFTWKRTFAERLFDPRRIDEVAARSKVPGPRSLG, from the coding sequence ATGGAGACAACAGCGCTCGGTTCATTGCGCCACGAACACGAATTGCTGCTCGCGCTATCGAGGCCCGACCTGTCCATCGAAAAACAGCAAGAGATCCGCGCATTCCTGGCCGCACACGGCACCGAAATCGACTGGGGCGAGTTCCTCGACCAGGCGTGCCGCCACCAGATGCTGCCGCTGATCGGCCGGCACCTCTCCAGGCTGCGGCTGACCCACTCCGACGCGGGCAAGCCGCTCGTGCCGTACCGGTGGATCTATTCGGACGTCTACGAAGGGAGCCGGCGACGCAACCAGGTGCTGGCCGACGAGTACGCCCGCGTTCTGCGCGCCCTCAACACCGCTGCCGTGCGCTACCTGATCCGCAAGGGCCCAGTGCTTGGCGAGCACTACTACCACGACCAGGCCGCACGACGGATTTCTAACATCGACGTCTTTCTGCGCCGCAGTGATTACCCGAGGCTGCAGGAAGTCGTGACCGGCCTCGGCTACCGGACGGGCGAGCTGGATGCCACCGGTTCGTCGATCGTGCCGTTCGACCGGCGCACCGAGCTCTACTGGAAGGTCAACCTCACCAACACGTCGCTGCCGTACGCCCGGGTCGGTGACCGTGACCTGGTCGAGTCGTACCTGGTCTCGGCCATGTTCAGCCTCTTTCAGCCGATGCTCGACATTAGAGACGACGCCGACGGCTTCCTCGACCGGAGTGTGCTGATCAGCCTGTACGGCGTGCCGGCCCGCATGCTGCACCCGGCCGATCAGATCCTCGACGCCTGCATCCAGATCCATCTACGGGCCACGCTCTTTTACTACATCGAGAGCGGCAAGGACCTGCTGGTTCGCAACTTCCTCGACCTCGTGCACCTGCTACTGGCCGCGAGCCCGGAGACGCTTGACGACCTGCGCGCCCGGGTGGCGAGGTTCAACTGCGGGGCCAGTGCCTACTACTCGCTCGTGCACACCTGGCAGCTCTATCCCGATCTGGTACCGGAGAAGCTCGTTGACGAGTTCCGGCCGGCCGATACGGCCTACCTGAACGAGTACGGCGCCTTCGACGGCGGCCGGTTCACGTGGAAGCGCACCTTCGCCGAGCGTCTCTTCGACCCGCGCCGAATCGACGAGGTGGCGGCGCGCAGCAAAGTCCCAGGGCCACGATCCCTGGGTTGA
- a CDS encoding DUF397 domain-containing protein, which yields MTTDEPRWRKSTRSTGTGNCVEVADNLPSRVLVRDTKDRDGGTLTFTPAGWHGFVELAKQHG from the coding sequence ATGACTACAGATGAGCCCCGCTGGCGCAAGTCGACCCGCAGCACCGGCACCGGCAACTGCGTCGAGGTCGCCGACAACCTTCCCAGCCGGGTTCTCGTCCGGGACACCAAGGACCGCGACGGCGGCACCCTGACGTTCACCCCGGCCGGCTGGCACGGCTTCGTCGAGCTGGCGAAGCAGCACGGCTGA
- a CDS encoding metallophosphoesterase → MTDDPTTPVPTAGPAGPDGPADPTSVGHHRPESLDPKELGFTPQPPVPWLAPMLLLGTGLRTLLAILLGAYLDKRELQGALPSDLHSHDAVDGELWIDYVADLGDGFPATYSMAYLLAQPDLDVAGAGRLRRGDLLVMGGDQVYPSASGEAYEDRCKGPYQAAFPKAPTDRPQPTLYAIPGNHDWYDGLTAFLRLFARRKDASIGGWRTEQKRSYFAARLPNNWWLYAIDEQFGAYLDDPQLMYFEKAAQQLGPNDRVILAVPEPTWVKAAVDHQAYDAVDYFIRTIIKPTGARVPVMISGDMHHYARYAHPDRQLITCGGGGAYLSATHTLPEQITVPPVDTITRNASPRREYDLASRYPEPARSRRYRWGIFHLLPRRNPGFAALLGTLQVLLMLAIAGVIVSWSNPDNQRLFSIPLAAMVLLTLAASVVFAKPPSASGVRNSRHWLLGIGHGVAQIALAWVGAEIWLDLPFVDWPWPLPVVAAAVVYGPVAGLVATQLTAAYLVLASAFNVNVNELFAGQGIEDSKSFVRMRIAADGSLTIFPMAVDRVCRRWRADPGGAPHDPWIVPEQPLAARLAEEPITIR, encoded by the coding sequence GTGACGGACGATCCGACCACGCCCGTGCCCACTGCCGGCCCAGCCGGCCCCGACGGCCCTGCCGATCCGACCAGCGTCGGTCACCACCGACCGGAGTCACTCGACCCGAAAGAGCTCGGCTTCACCCCGCAGCCGCCAGTGCCCTGGCTGGCCCCGATGCTGCTGCTCGGCACCGGACTGCGCACCCTGCTCGCCATCCTGCTCGGCGCGTACCTGGACAAGCGGGAGTTGCAGGGCGCGCTCCCCAGCGACCTGCACTCCCACGACGCGGTCGACGGTGAACTGTGGATCGACTACGTGGCCGACCTCGGTGACGGGTTCCCGGCGACCTACTCCATGGCGTACCTGCTGGCGCAGCCGGACCTCGACGTCGCCGGCGCCGGCCGGCTGCGCCGCGGGGACCTGTTGGTGATGGGCGGCGACCAGGTCTATCCGTCGGCCAGCGGCGAAGCGTACGAGGACCGCTGCAAGGGTCCGTACCAGGCGGCGTTCCCGAAGGCCCCGACCGACCGGCCCCAACCGACGCTGTACGCGATCCCTGGCAACCACGACTGGTACGACGGACTGACCGCCTTCCTGCGGCTGTTCGCCCGCCGTAAGGACGCCTCGATCGGCGGCTGGCGGACCGAGCAGAAGCGGTCCTACTTCGCGGCCCGGCTGCCCAACAACTGGTGGCTGTACGCGATCGACGAGCAGTTCGGCGCGTACCTGGATGATCCGCAGTTGATGTACTTCGAGAAGGCGGCGCAGCAGCTCGGCCCGAATGACCGGGTCATCCTGGCGGTGCCGGAGCCGACCTGGGTCAAGGCCGCCGTCGACCATCAGGCCTACGACGCGGTGGACTACTTCATCCGTACGATCATCAAACCGACCGGTGCCCGGGTGCCGGTGATGATCTCCGGCGACATGCACCACTATGCCCGGTACGCGCACCCGGACCGCCAGCTGATCACCTGCGGTGGGGGCGGCGCCTACCTCTCCGCGACCCACACGCTGCCGGAGCAGATCACCGTGCCGCCGGTCGACACGATCACCCGCAACGCCAGCCCACGACGCGAGTACGACCTCGCCAGCCGCTACCCGGAGCCGGCCAGGTCACGCCGCTACCGCTGGGGGATCTTCCACCTGCTGCCGCGCCGCAATCCTGGCTTCGCGGCCCTGCTCGGCACCCTGCAGGTCCTGCTGATGCTCGCCATCGCCGGCGTGATCGTCTCCTGGAGCAACCCCGACAACCAGCGGCTGTTCAGCATCCCGCTGGCCGCCATGGTGCTGCTCACCCTGGCCGCCTCGGTGGTCTTCGCCAAGCCACCCAGCGCCAGCGGGGTGCGAAACTCCCGGCACTGGCTGCTCGGGATCGGGCACGGCGTCGCGCAGATCGCGCTCGCCTGGGTGGGCGCGGAGATCTGGCTGGACCTGCCGTTCGTCGACTGGCCCTGGCCGCTGCCGGTGGTCGCCGCCGCCGTGGTCTACGGCCCGGTCGCCGGACTGGTCGCCACCCAGTTGACCGCCGCTTACCTGGTGCTGGCCAGCGCCTTCAACGTCAACGTCAACGAGCTCTTCGCCGGGCAGGGCATCGAGGATTCGAAGAGCTTCGTCCGGATGCGGATCGCCGCGGACGGCTCGTTGACCATCTTCCCGATGGCGGTCGACCGGGTCTGCCGGCGCTGGCGGGCCGACCCGGGCGGCGCACCGCACGACCCGTGGATCGTGCCGGAGCAACCGCTGGCCGCGAGGCTCGCCGAGGAGCCGATCACGATCCGCTGA
- a CDS encoding acyl-CoA dehydrogenase family protein, with product MSAEELLAPVAPVARAHASSHDESATFPSEAMSAIRTHGLLGLLVPGEYGGLGAELATFVEVATGLAAHCLSTAQIWAMHCFQVDAIVRHGTPELRAALLPRVAAGEVYIASVTSERGRKADLFSAGTPLHVDGDRLLIERSAPVVTGGEHADGYLVTMRAAPDAAESEVSLVYADRSDLRTEITSDWHSLGVRGTASIGMTLKGSVPRYHVVGAPGRFAEVARESMVPLSHLGWSACWLGTARGALAEVVRAQARGARSDLEYARIGRVRVSLELVSAYLTRMREEVERARTDGTSLSGSQVRLQLNTLKIAASELTFQAVNQLIQIAGLRTGYLRNSPIPLERHFRDLRSASLNHANDALLVGVGVLSMLDRSVTLI from the coding sequence ATGAGCGCCGAGGAGTTGCTCGCGCCAGTCGCGCCGGTGGCGCGTGCGCACGCGTCCTCGCACGACGAGAGCGCGACCTTCCCCAGCGAGGCGATGAGCGCGATCCGCACGCACGGGCTGCTCGGCCTGCTGGTCCCGGGCGAGTACGGCGGCCTGGGCGCGGAATTGGCCACGTTCGTCGAGGTGGCGACGGGTCTCGCCGCACACTGCCTGTCGACCGCGCAGATCTGGGCGATGCATTGCTTTCAGGTCGACGCGATCGTCCGGCACGGCACGCCCGAGCTGCGCGCCGCCCTGCTCCCCCGGGTCGCCGCCGGCGAAGTCTACATCGCGTCTGTGACCAGCGAGCGGGGCCGCAAGGCGGACCTCTTCAGCGCCGGCACGCCGCTGCACGTCGACGGCGACCGGCTGCTCATCGAGCGCAGCGCGCCTGTCGTCACCGGCGGCGAGCACGCGGACGGCTACCTGGTCACCATGCGGGCGGCGCCGGACGCCGCCGAATCGGAGGTCTCGCTGGTCTACGCCGACCGCAGCGACCTGCGGACGGAGATCACCAGCGACTGGCACTCCCTCGGGGTGCGCGGCACCGCCAGCATCGGCATGACGCTCAAGGGGTCGGTGCCGCGGTACCACGTGGTCGGGGCACCCGGTCGTTTCGCCGAGGTGGCCCGGGAGTCGATGGTGCCGTTGTCGCATCTGGGCTGGTCGGCATGTTGGCTGGGAACGGCCCGCGGCGCGCTCGCCGAGGTGGTCCGTGCGCAGGCCAGGGGTGCCCGCTCGGACCTGGAGTACGCCCGGATCGGCCGGGTTCGGGTGTCGCTGGAACTGGTTAGCGCCTACCTCACCCGCATGCGCGAGGAGGTCGAGCGTGCCCGGACCGACGGCACCTCGCTGAGCGGCTCGCAGGTGCGCCTGCAACTCAACACACTGAAGATCGCTGCCTCGGAGCTGACCTTTCAGGCAGTCAACCAGCTGATCCAGATCGCCGGTCTGCGGACCGGCTACCTGCGGAACTCCCCCATCCCGCTGGAGCGGCACTTCCGCGACCTGCGCTCGGCGAGCCTCAACCACGCCAACGACGCGCTGCTGGTCGGCGTGGGTGTTTTGTCCATGTTAGACAGGTCGGTCACGCTGATCTGA